TGAATTTGTAGACCCATCGCCCATTTGAAATGCTGGAAACTTGGTGCAAATTTTACATGAACTTTATGCAAAATTTACACTTTGTAGTGGCTGGTGGTTTAGTGACACGAGATCCCTTCCTATATGGAAGAAGAGATCCAAATGTTCCAAGGGAGCATCGATCGATCACGGGCTGCATAATGTACATGCTCCTAGGCTTGATGCAGCATATGGGCGCACAGTGGAGTCGTGCACTTGCGCTGTGGAGTCATAGAAGTTACCAAACGCCGACAAGTGCAGGGAGCCACCACCGCACCGGCACTGGGTCCTTACTCCGTAACCACGTCGCCGTCACGGCACGCCCACACACCCCCAACCCCGATCAACTGCCCCCGGCCGAGCACCACGCACAACTGCTTATAAACCCTTCGTCTTCATCGTCCCCGCATCACCACCGCCCCTCGCCTCTCGCCCCTTCCGTCCCCTTGCCGCCGGAGCGAGCAATGGACCTCGACGACGACATGGTGCCGTACTCCCCCTCCGGCGactcctcgccgtcgtcctccgacCTCGACACCGAGGTAGTTATCGAATTTCTTGGCTGGGTGCGGTTAGTTCCATTTGCATGCGCTGACGGAGTTGTTGGTTCTGGTCTGTTGGCAGTCGACGGGGTCTTTCTTCCCTGACCGGAGCACGACGCTGGGGACGCTGATGGGCGTGTCGACGTTCGGCGGCGCCGGTGTCCAGCGGCGGCTGACTCGGGCGGCGCCGGGGCAGGAGAGCGAGAGGCCGACGCGTGCGGCAACGGAGGAGCGAGACGGGCGGCGCGCGGGCGGGTGGcgacggaggaggcggcggcggggcgggagcTGGTGGCGGCTGTGCCGCGACGACGCCAGCGGGCCGCCGACGAGGCTGGGCGAGTTCCTGGACATGGAGCGGCAGCACGCCGGCGCCGACTTcctgtgcggcggcggcggcccgcagGAGCCGGAGGCGCCATCGGTGGCGGCGACGCCGCTGTTCGAGGACGGGAGGGTGCGCCCGCCGCAGCCGCGCGCCGCGCCGCCGGAGGAGCGCGGGAGGTGGCGGCTGCAGCGGGCCGCGGAGGGCTCGTCCACGTCCTCGTCGCTGGCCAGGCTCCCGGTGCTGCTCACCGGCATCTGCAGCGGCGGCGCGGGGTAGGCAGGGGCAGCACCCCGCAATTAACACCCCTCCCGAGGGGCGTTTACGCCGCGTACGTGAAAGCGGACTGAATGCAGCATGATTCTTTTCTTCACCCCACGGAACGGATTCCCTCTGCCGCTTCATTTCTCCTTCCCTCGTTATTAAATAATAATAATTGTCGTTGTTCGGCGCTCCCCCTCTGGCCCAGTACAAAAATTCTTCGTCTGATGCTTCACTTCTTCTCTTTTTGCTCTACTTTACTATCGAAAAGAATCGGAGGCGGTGCAACAAAAGTGACAAAGCTATGTTCTCTTTGCTCATTTTTCTCTGTTACACCCGTCAGTTTTTATCTTATGTACGTACTTGTGTAAATACCAAAAGTAATAAGAGAATTTTACGCAAAGCTGCAGTGGGCAAAGTAAAGTCGCTTGTAGTATTAGTCTGTATGTACCATTCGCGGCCGCCGTGCATGCATGCACCGCGGATTCGCGGCAGTAAGTGTATCGCCAGTACAGGCGCGGCGCCGTGGCATTTTCTCTCCTGTCCGTGCACTGCCCGCGGCCCGATCCCATCGCACGGACGGAAGATACGCCACGTCGCCCGACGATTCGAGTGCCAGCTGAGAGCTGACCGCCGAGAGCAGACACGAAACCCCGACGCCATCGGACGAACCTTTGCACGGCGGCCGACGCGATCCGCCGCATGGGTTCATCTTCGTCGGTCGCTCTCGGGATCAGGTTAGCGGCGATCCGTGGCCATGCCTGCTCTGCTGCCCCCACGCGGCAGCcgaacgatgatgatgatgatgatgaggaggaggaggaggaggaggaggagatgtatccGGAGTTGCTTCCGGTGTGAAGCAAAGCTTCAGATTCCAGCAAGGGCCCAAAGGGCAGAAAAAGACGCGGCACCTGCACTGCGGCACATGACATGTCCACTAGCGGACCAGGTCACACATGTGTAAGTTCAACCTCAAGCTTAAATTGGATGGCCGCTCTGGCAGTTCAAAGCTTGGAATGAATGATGTTCAAGTAGAGCTCCCGCGCGCCGATTCTTCTTTGGCTTCATGATTCATCATACCAAAAAGGAAAAGGGAGTTGTGTTCTCTAAGCAATGTTGCATCAAAGTATTTTATTAAGGGGGGTTGACCTTGGAGTTTTCCATCGTTGTGTGTGGTGCGGCCCCGTGCGGTGGCAGCAAATTTCTTGGGATTGGTTGTTTTACCATGAAGCGATGACATTGACCTCTCAACCGGAAGAAGGCGGCCATTTAGATGGCAGAGGAGTTGATGCGATGCTAAACCtaggacgatgatgatgatgatatagatAGTATATTTTTTGACAATAGGACGATGATGATGATATAATACGTAGTAGATAGATATAGATTGCTTGTCTTGGCACGACCGATCCTTTTCCTGCCATTTTTTACAGGAAAGGAGCGGCATCCGTTTTACACGTAGAAGTAGAAATAATAATACAGGGGCAGCTAGGCAACAGGACGAATCAGCCCACTGCAGCCCATACAAAACAAGGACCACCAACCAGGCCTCCTTCTTCGGCCCACCACAGCTAAAGAGCCCACTTCCACCAATATCTCTTCAGTCGGTGCCATCGGACTGGGGCAGGTTGGGGTGAGCGGAGAAGTAGGCGAGGAGGCCCAGCAGCGGGGCGTTGATGTAGGTGGTGGGCTCAGACTGCTGGAAGACGGCCCGCGCGTCGGGGAAGTTGTCGCTGGTGTTGCTGGGCCCGCCCACCACGGCGCCCACCAGCAGGTTCGGGTTGGGCGCGCTGCTCCCGTAGTAGGCCGCGCCGGCCTTGCATCCGATCCAGGCCGGGTGGGCCGACACCGACGGCAGCGAGCTCCCGCGGTGGTGGATGCGCCGCGGGAACCGCTCCCCATACCCCACCATGTACGACATGCGCAGCGGGTTGTCGCCCAGGATGTAGTCCACCTGCCAGAGCAAAACAGGAGGTTAGTTTTCGCGGCGCGTTTCGGGCGCGGGAAGCACGGCGGCGGGTTCGGCGGCGACGGACCTGGCGCTTG
The sequence above is drawn from the Triticum aestivum cultivar Chinese Spring chromosome 7A, IWGSC CS RefSeq v2.1, whole genome shotgun sequence genome and encodes:
- the LOC123150164 gene encoding uncharacterized protein At3g17950, whose protein sequence is MGAQWSRALALWSHRSYQTPTSAGSHHRTGTGSLLRNHVAVTARPHTPNPDQLPPAEHHAQLLINPSSSSSPHHHRPSPLAPSVPLPPERAMDLDDDMVPYSPSGDSSPSSSDLDTESTGSFFPDRSTTLGTLMGVSTFGGAGVQRRLTRAAPGQESERPTRAATEERDGRRAGGWRRRRRRRGGSWWRLCRDDASGPPTRLGEFLDMERQHAGADFLCGGGGPQEPEAPSVAATPLFEDGRVRPPQPRAAPPEERGRWRLQRAAEGSSTSSSLARLPVLLTGICSGGAG